The Bemisia tabaci chromosome 8, PGI_BMITA_v3 genome has a segment encoding these proteins:
- the LOC109033965 gene encoding clarin-3, translated as MNLYKRGMIFITFLGSCVAIMLIGVALTTNHWVDAQAKRTLNPQTSTGRINFGLFQGEKSLNVGYGSRTNDISIVEFMREDPEFLVYNYWLVTVASMALGLVFSIIAAIFSVINTATTPITSLAGIPGLYLWNIISLCSQLVAILVWSLQYYEKLQYNVMSLSDRRNFWTSEGLATFGISFWFVTAGIGVNLINLLIIYHGTGNGLRKKSISMSEEKGNGAIMLY; from the exons ATGAATCTCTACAAACGAGGGATGATATTCATCACGTTCCTGGGTTCGTGCGTGGCTATCATGCTGATAGGGGTTGCACTCACGACGAACCACTGGGTGGACGCCCAGGCTAAGAGGACGCTCAACCCCCAGACCTCGACCGGTCGAATAAATTTCGGCTTGTTCCAAGGCGAGAAGTCTCTCAACGTCGGCTACGGGTCCAGAACGAATGATATTAGCA TCGTCGAATTTATGAGGGAGGACCCGGAATTTTTGGTCTACAATTACTGGCTAGTCACCGTGGCGAGCATGGCCCTAGGATTAGTGTTCTCAATTATCGCCGCCATATTTTCCGTCATCAACACGGCCACAACGCCAATTACCTCTTTGGCCGGAATTCCTGGCCTTTACCTATGGAACATAATTTCAC tCTGTTCTCAATTAGTAGCTATTTTAGTTTGGTCCTTGCAGTATTACGAAAAGCTGCAATACAATGTGATGAGTTTGTCCGACCGGCGGAACTTCTGGACATCGGAGGGTCTTGCAACCTTCGGGATTTCCTTCTG GTTCGTAACAGCTGGGATCGGAGTAAACCTGATCAATCTCCTCATCATATACCACGGGACGGGGAACGGCCTGAGGAAAAAATCCATCTCGATGAGCGAAGAGAAAGGAAATGGAGCCATTATGCTGTACTAA